Part of the Bacillus cereus group sp. RP43 genome is shown below.
ACTCATTACAATCAAGATCCTTCTGTTTTTCTTCCAGTATCACTTTATTTATTTTCGTTAACGTATCGGTCATTTGCTCTAAAGCATTTATATCGATTTTAGAAAAGTATTTCTCAATTAATACATCATCTAACTCAGACAACCGCTCTATATACTTACTACCATTTGGACCAAGTGTAAGGAAATACTCCCTTTTATTGTTGGGGTTTACTTGTTTCGAAATCATCTTCTGTTTTTCCAATTTCGATAAAACTTGGCTCACAGCACTTTTCGATATATTAAAAGTACTCGCAATGTTATTTGCTGTCGTGTTTTCATTTAAATTGATATGAAATAGCATGCTCTCTTGCTGTCCTGTAAGACCGAACTCATCCTTTAATTCCTGAAATAGTAAAATGTAAAATTCATTATAAGCCCGGTTCATTTCATTAATTACTTCTTTATACGATCTAGTCATAGCATTCTTCCTCCACTCATGCTGTTTTTTCGTTTCAACATATAGTTTAGTTTAGTTAACTAAACTAAATTATACCTTTATGTTCGTGTAAAGGGAAATATAGCTCCATCCTTTACTTACCATTGTACAAAAAAGAAGACATCTTAATTGATGTCTTCTTTTTACATGTGACTTTACCCACAAAGTTGCCGCTAAAGAAAGCATATCTTTGCCGTGGATTAGTTATTAACCCATAAGCTTGCCGTGAATGCTGTTGGTTTGTAATAAAGTTTGATTAAAACGCTTGGGTTATTTATTGTTTGTGAATAATTTTTTAAAAAAATTTACTCCTTTTTCTACCTGTGTTTGCCCAACAATCGCGCCCTATTGTTGAATAAGGCTCAATTTCAAACAAATAAAGCCATTAATATTAAATCTTGATAGTCGCCATCCAATTTTACACCCTTTGCTTTTCTACCCTCTTCAAAAAAGCCTAAATTCTTATATAACTGGATTGCCCCTAAATTATCTTCCATTACCTCAAGAGAAATTTTTTCAATCTTACTGTTATTTTTAGCCCAATTGATTAGCGTTTCTAGAAGAGCTCTTCCAATACCATAATTTCGATATTCAGGTAGTATGGTCATCGCAAAAGCCCCTTGATGACTAATTTTTTCTTTGTTTCCGTTCTTAAAATCGATTGCACCGACTAACTTACCATCAACTTCAGCAATAAACTTTACATAATTTGGATTTTCATAATAAGCTTTTAACGTTTTTTGAATAGCATCAACACTCGTCTTTTTTACATCCTCAACCGTACTTAGCATGTATGGAGCGTTTATTAAAGCTTTTGAAGCAGCATCTAGCACTCTTTCTGCATCCTGTTCTTTAGCTTCTCTAATTGTTACTGTTTTTCCGTCTTTAGATTTATAAGTAAAAACGTTAGTTGATAATATATTACACACACCCTTTCGGAATATAATTAATCAGATTTTTTAACTATTCCAGAATTCTTAAGTAAGAGAAAGTCGTATCACCTTTTTCTGCAATCGCTCTCCTTCAACCTAATAACAATCATTTCAAATATTTTCAATTTTGACAAGAATTCATTCCATTATATGGCCCTTTAGTGGAGTAACTTTATTGCTACTCAACAGTTCCTTAATCCGCCTTTCAGTCCAGACCTTCTTTTCACTATAAAAACATCTCTTTAGATAAACAGATTCAAAAGGACAAAACATCACGTCTTTTTTATAAACACCGTGACTTTATTTAAAAGCGGCATTAAAAATATTCTTCAAATCCTAGAAGCATAAGTTTGCCGCAACCAAAAAACATAAGCTTGCCGTTTCGGCAAACTTATGTTCATATCACATTACACTTAAGACTCCAAACTCTCACCATTCGTCTCAATTACTTCTTTATACCAATTGAAACTGTTCTTCTTCGATCTTTTTAATGAACCTTTTCCTTCATTATCTTTATCAACGTATATATATCCGTAACGTTTTTTCATTTCTCCAGTAGAGGCACTTACAAGATCAATCGGTCCCCAGCTTGTATATCCGATAATATCTACCCCGTCTTGGATTGCTTCTGACATTTCCGTCATATGTTTTTGCAAGTAATCAATACGGTATTCATCATTCACTTCGTCTTCACCATTTAATTGATCAATTGCACCAAGACCATTTTCAACAACAAATAAAGGTTTTTGGTAACGATCGTAAAGTTGGTTCGCTGTAATACGGAAGCCTTTCGGATCAATTGTCCATCCCCACTCTGATTTTTCAAGATATGGGTTTTCAACAGAACCAAATACATTTCCGCTCGTTATACTTTTTAGCACTTCGGGATCCGTACTTGTTGCTCGGCTTGAATAGTAGCTAAAGCCAATATAATCAACGGTATACTCTTTTAAAATTTCCTCGTCTTCTTTTTCCATCTCAATTGTTAAATTGTTATCTTTAAAGAAGCGTTTTGCGTATCCCGGATATGCCCCTCTTGCTTGTACATCAATGAAGAAGAATGATTCACGGTCTTGCTCCATCGCACGTAGAACATCATCTGGATTACATGTATATGGATACGTCGCACCTGCAGCAAGCATACAACCAATCTTCGCATCTGGAATAATTTCATGACACGCTTTTACAGCTAAAGCACTTGCGACAAGTTGGTGATGCGCTGCTTGATATTGAATTTGTTTTTTGTTCTCACCTTCTTTAAATGCTAGCCCTGCACCCATGAAAGGTAAATGTAAAAGCATATTAATTTCATTAAATGTCATCCAATATTTCACTTTATCTTTATATCTATTAAAAATCGTTCTTGCATACGTCTCAAAGAAAGTGACAAGTTTTCTACTTCTCCAGCTTCCATACTTTTCTACTAAATGAATAGGAACATCAAAGTGAGCCATCGTAACGACTGGTTCAATGCCATACTTCAACAGTTCATCAAATAAATTATCATAAAACTGTAATCCTGCTTCATTCGGCTTTTCATCTTCACCATTTGGGAAAATACGTGTCCAAGCGATAGATACACGCAGCGCTTTAAATCCCATTTCTGCAAACAGCGCGATATCTTCTTTATAACGATGATAAAAATCAATCGCTTCGTGTGATGGATAAAACTCCCCTTCTGCCGGTGTAAAGGAATGAATATTCCCCTTCATAATATCCCAACGTTTTTCACCAGTTGGTAATAGATCCACCGTCGTTAACCCTTTCCCGTCTTCTAAATATGCGCCTTCCACTTGATTGGCTGCGATTGCTCCACCCCATAAAAATCCTTTAGGAAAAATAACTTTAGACATATAGAAAAACTCCTTTATATAAGAATTGACGAGGAAAGGCATTACTATTTTTAAAGAATACCTTTCTTCGTTTGAACCTGTATGCAATGTAACTACTATTTAACTCCTAACGTTAGTAAGGAATCTCCTGCTTGAATCTTTTCTACTTCAGTTTTTTTAATGCTATATTTATCATAATTTGTAACAACAACTGGTGTTGTCACAATATAACCCGCCTTTTGAATTTCAGCTATATTAAATTCAATAAGTAATTGCCCTTTTTCTACTCTCACTCCTTGTTCAATATGAGAAGAGAAAAATTCGCCATTTAATTTCACAGTATCCATACCAATATGGATTAAAATTTCAGCACCTGAATCCGCCGTAATTCCTACTGCATGATTCGTTGGGAAAAGTGCAGAAATCGTACCTGATATTGGTGAAAATAACTTTCCTTCTGAAGGCTCAATTGCAACCCCTTCACCTAATGCACCTGATGCAAATGCAGCATCATCAATATGTTGGAGTGGCTTAACTACACCATGAAAAGGACTAAAGATTACTTCATCATCGTTTGATGCAGCAATTTTATCAATTGTTTCAGCTGTTTCTGTAGATGTTTTCTTTTTAGTAAAACCAAATAAATAAGTAAGAACAAAACCTAATATTAAGGAAACAACCATCGCAATAATTGCGCCCCAAAATCCAGCCGTGATACCTTCTTTCGGACTAATAAATGTTGGAAGCGCAAATATCCCAAGACCACCTGTCATATAAGCTTGCGTACCGAATACGCCAAGTATTCCGCCGCCAATTCCTCCAGCAATACAGCTCATAATAAATGGCCTTTTAAGAGGAAGTGTAATACCATAAATCGCCGGCTCTGTAACTCCGAAAATACCTGAAATAAAAGCTGGAATACTTAGCGTTTTTATTTTCTGGTCTTTCGTTTTCATCCAAACTCCAAGAACAGCCCCAATTTGAGCAAATGAAGTAGCGAATATGAGCGCTAATATAGGATCAATACCGTGCACTGCTAAATTATTATAGCCAATCGGGACAATTCCCCAATGAAGTCCGAAAATAACGAGCACTTGCCAGAAAGCACCAAGTACTATCCCTGCTACTAATGGACTTAAATTATAAACCCAAAGTGTAGCCTGTCCTAAAAATTGACCTGCCCACGTCGCAATCGGGCCAATCACAAGAAATGTAACTGGTACAACGATAAGTAATGTGAAAAATGGTACTACAAATGTTTTAACAACATCTGGAATTACTTTCTTTAAAGTTCTTTCTACTTTCGATCCAAAATAAGTAGCGAGAATAATTGGAATAACTGATGACGCATAATTCATTAAAATAACTGGTATTCCTAAAAACGTAATATGAATTGGTGATTCAAACATCGTTCCAGCAAATAGCGTATATAATGGCTCACTTGCTTTTAAACCTGATAAAGCCGGATAAACTAAAGCTCCTCCAATCGCCATACCAATGAATGGTGATCCCCCGAATTTCTTACTTGCTGTATATCCAAGGAAGATCGGGAAGAAATAAAATAACGAATCGCCAACTGCATTTAATATTTGATACGTTCCTGACTGTGTACTTAACCAGCCTAACGCTACAAATAATGCATTAAATCCTTTAATCATCCCAGTTGCAGCTAACACTCCTAAAATAGGAGTGAAAATGCTAGAAAGAATATCTATAAGACTACTCTTTTTCTTCTCACTCTCATTTTCTTCCTCAGCTTCTTGAAACCCTCCAGCAGCAATAACCGCTTTGTATACGTCAGATACATGGTTACCAATTACAACTTGATATTGCCCGCCGCTTTTCATAACAGTCACAATATCTTCCATACTTTTCAGTACTTCTGTATTTGCTTTCCCCTCATCTTTTAACTGAAATCGTAAGCGAGTTATACAATGTACAACGCTATGTATATTTTCTCTCCCGCCAACATTCTTCAGTATGTCTTTTGCTAATTTTTCATACTTCATAGTAACTTTCCCTCCCTACAATCATCCTATTTATCATTTTTATAAAAGAAAAAACCTAAACTAACCATAACGGCGTGATACATACGAATCACTTCATTAAAAGTCAATTTAGGTTTTGCCTGCCAAACAGTAACAATCCCGTCTATTCAATTACATAGTTCATTACGCTTCGTTACACGATGAATGTGCAACGTTACATACACTTTTTCATCTTTTGAAAGATGACTATTATGTGCTTTTCGTAAGTATGCTTCTATTTTTTCTGTACAACTATATGCTTCATGATACTTACTTCTCACTTGCTCATATAAAAAATCATCTTCGGCCGAATTCAATTCCTTCTGCATTAAACGCTGCGCAAAATATCGTAAATGCGTTACAAAACGACTATAATTAAATGAACTTTCATCTAAGTTCATCTTATAGTGGTACTTTACAACATTTAAAATATCTTGGACGATTTTCGTCATCGCCACCGTTTGCTGCATCGCCGGCTCTCCTTGCTGCGCATTAACGAAATGTAGTGCAATTGACCCTGCTTCATCTTCAGAAAGTCTAAACCCAGTCTCTTCTTCAATCATATTCAAAGCTTGTAGACCAATTTCAAACTCTTTCTGATAAAACCTCTTAATCTCCCAAAGCAAAGTATTTTTAAGATCCATTCCTTCTTTATGCCGAGTTAAGGCGAAACTTAAGTGATCCGTTAATGTAAGATAAATATAATCACTTAAAGTCCCCGGCAAAACTGTCTTAGCAAACTGAATAATTCTCTCTGTAATCTCTAAATTTTCTACAGGAATTTCAGTTAGCAACCTAGCAAGTTTCTCTGATAATTCTTTTGTCTCTAACACAAAGGTTTTTTCTACCTTAGATTCATCAATAGTATCGCCAACTTTTTTCTGAAATCCCAAACCTCTGC
Proteins encoded:
- a CDS encoding MarR family winged helix-turn-helix transcriptional regulator — its product is MTRSYKEVINEMNRAYNEFYILLFQELKDEFGLTGQQESMLFHINLNENTTANNIASTFNISKSAVSQVLSKLEKQKMISKQVNPNNKREYFLTLGPNGSKYIERLSELDDVLIEKYFSKIDINALEQMTDTLTKINKVILEEKQKDLDCNE
- a CDS encoding GNAT family N-acetyltransferase; amino-acid sequence: MCNILSTNVFTYKSKDGKTVTIREAKEQDAERVLDAASKALINAPYMLSTVEDVKKTSVDAIQKTLKAYYENPNYVKFIAEVDGKLVGAIDFKNGNKEKISHQGAFAMTILPEYRNYGIGRALLETLINWAKNNSKIEKISLEVMEDNLGAIQLYKNLGFFEEGRKAKGVKLDGDYQDLILMALFV
- a CDS encoding 6-phospho-beta-glucosidase codes for the protein MSKVIFPKGFLWGGAIAANQVEGAYLEDGKGLTTVDLLPTGEKRWDIMKGNIHSFTPAEGEFYPSHEAIDFYHRYKEDIALFAEMGFKALRVSIAWTRIFPNGEDEKPNEAGLQFYDNLFDELLKYGIEPVVTMAHFDVPIHLVEKYGSWRSRKLVTFFETYARTIFNRYKDKVKYWMTFNEINMLLHLPFMGAGLAFKEGENKKQIQYQAAHHQLVASALAVKACHEIIPDAKIGCMLAAGATYPYTCNPDDVLRAMEQDRESFFFIDVQARGAYPGYAKRFFKDNNLTIEMEKEDEEILKEYTVDYIGFSYYSSRATSTDPEVLKSITSGNVFGSVENPYLEKSEWGWTIDPKGFRITANQLYDRYQKPLFVVENGLGAIDQLNGEDEVNDEYRIDYLQKHMTEMSEAIQDGVDIIGYTSWGPIDLVSASTGEMKKRYGYIYVDKDNEGKGSLKRSKKNSFNWYKEVIETNGESLES
- a CDS encoding beta-glucoside-specific PTS transporter subunit IIABC, which translates into the protein MKYEKLAKDILKNVGGRENIHSVVHCITRLRFQLKDEGKANTEVLKSMEDIVTVMKSGGQYQVVIGNHVSDVYKAVIAAGGFQEAEEENESEKKKSSLIDILSSIFTPILGVLAATGMIKGFNALFVALGWLSTQSGTYQILNAVGDSLFYFFPIFLGYTASKKFGGSPFIGMAIGGALVYPALSGLKASEPLYTLFAGTMFESPIHITFLGIPVILMNYASSVIPIILATYFGSKVERTLKKVIPDVVKTFVVPFFTLLIVVPVTFLVIGPIATWAGQFLGQATLWVYNLSPLVAGIVLGAFWQVLVIFGLHWGIVPIGYNNLAVHGIDPILALIFATSFAQIGAVLGVWMKTKDQKIKTLSIPAFISGIFGVTEPAIYGITLPLKRPFIMSCIAGGIGGGILGVFGTQAYMTGGLGIFALPTFISPKEGITAGFWGAIIAMVVSLILGFVLTYLFGFTKKKTSTETAETIDKIAASNDDEVIFSPFHGVVKPLQHIDDAAFASGALGEGVAIEPSEGKLFSPISGTISALFPTNHAVGITADSGAEILIHIGMDTVKLNGEFFSSHIEQGVRVEKGQLLIEFNIAEIQKAGYIVTTPVVVTNYDKYSIKKTEVEKIQAGDSLLTLGVK
- the licT gene encoding BglG family transcription antiterminator LicT, with amino-acid sequence MRIHKILNNNVICTMKDNETEVVLMGRGLGFQKKVGDTIDESKVEKTFVLETKELSEKLARLLTEIPVENLEITERIIQFAKTVLPGTLSDYIYLTLTDHLSFALTRHKEGMDLKNTLLWEIKRFYQKEFEIGLQALNMIEEETGFRLSEDEAGSIALHFVNAQQGEPAMQQTVAMTKIVQDILNVVKYHYKMNLDESSFNYSRFVTHLRYFAQRLMQKELNSAEDDFLYEQVRSKYHEAYSCTEKIEAYLRKAHNSHLSKDEKVYVTLHIHRVTKRNELCN